The sequence TAGCCCATCAGCACCAGCGGTGTGTCGCTGTTGCCCTTGCGGAACTCGCGGACCATTTGCAGGGTTTTCGTCAGGTTCTGCTTGGCGGTCAGCGCGCGGATGTTGGCCAGTTGAATGGCCGGGCCGTCGGCCATCGGGTCGGTGAAGGGCATGCCCAGCTCGATCACGTCGGCACCGGCCGCCGGCAGGCCCTTGAGGATCGCCAGCGAGGTGTCATAACCCGGGTCGCCAGCGGTGACGAAGGTCACCAGGGCGGCGCGGTTTTGTTCTTTCAGTTGCGCAAAACGTGTTTGCAGGCGGCTCATTAGTGTTTCTCCTGCTGAGACTGTTCCATGTGGTGCATCACGGTTTGCATGTCTTTGTCGCCACGGCCCGACAGGTTGACCACCATCAGGTGATCCTTGGGCAGGGTCGGTGCGCGCTTGAAGACTTCGGCCAGGGCGTGGGCGCTTTCCAGTGCAGGAATAATCCCTTCCAGGCGGCAGCATTTGTGAAAGGCGTCGAGGGCCTCAACGTCAGTCACTGAGGTGTACTGAACGCGGCCGATGTCATGCAACCAGGCATGTTCAGGGCCAATGCCGGGGTAATCCAGGCCTGCAGAAATCGAGTGGGCGTCGATGATCTGGCCGTCGTCGTCCTGCAGCAGGAAGGTGCGGTTGCCGTGGAGCACGCCCGGTACGCCGCCGTTTAGGCTGGCGGCGTGCTTGCCGGTTTCGATGCCATGGCCAGCCGCTTCGACGCCGATGATTTCCACGCTGGTGTCATTCAGGAATGGGTGGAACAGGCCCATGGCGTTGGAGCCGCCACCGATGCACGCCACCAGGCTGTCGGGCAGACGGCCTTCCTGGGCTTGCAACTGGTCACGGGTTTCCTTGCCGATCACCGCCTGGAAGTCGCGGACCATGGCCGGATACGGGTGTGGACCGGCCACGGTACCGATCAGGTAGAAGGTGCTGTCGACGTTGGTTACCCAGTCACGCAGGGCTTCGTTCATCGCATCTTTGAGGGTGCCGGTGCCGGCCACCACAGGGATTACTTCGGCGCCCAGCAGCTTCATGCGGAACACGTTGGCCTGTTGGCGCTCGATGTCGGTGGTGCCCATGTAGATCACGCATTGCAGGCCAAAGCGCGCGGCGACGGTGGCAGTGGCCACACCGTGCATGCCGGCGCCGGTCTCGGCAATGATGCGCTTTTTGCCCATGCGCCGCGCCAGCAGGATCTGGCCGATGCAGTTGTTGATCTTGTGGGCACCGGTGTGGTTCAGCTCTTCGCGCTTGAGGTAGATCTTGGCGCCACCGCAGAACTCGGTCAGGCGTTCGGCGAAGTACAGCGGGCTTGGACGTCCGACGTAGTCGCGTTGGAAGTAGGCCAATTCTTCGTTGAAGGCCGGATCGATCTTCGCCGCTTCGTATTCGCGGGCCAGGTCGAGGATCAACGGCATCAGGGTTTCCGCCACGTAGCGGCCGCCGAACGCGCCAAACAGGCCGTTGGCATCAGGGCCGTTGCGTAAATCGGTCTGGGTCTGAGTCATGGGACGCTCCAGGGCTGCTATTTGAAAAGAGGAATAAGAAAACAATGATGGCCACTCTACCTCTGACGCTTTGCGGTGAAAACCGATAAGATCGCCGTAACCTGTCAGGAAAACTCACAGATGAATAGAGACCTTCCGCCACTCAATGCCCTGCGTGCGTTCGAGGCCACTGCCCGGCTCAATAGCGTCAGCCAGGCTGCTGAGCAGTTGCATGTGACCCATGGTGCGGTCAGCCGACAGTTGAAAGTGTTGGAAGAACACTTAGGTGTGAGCTTGTTCATCAAGGATGGGCGCGGCCTTAAACTCACAGATGCAGGCATCAGGCTGCGGGACGCCAGTTTTGAGGCGTTTGAGCGCTTGAGGGATGTCTGCGCAGAACTCACGCAAAGCAGTGCTGATGCGCCGTTTGTGCTTGGATGTTCAGGAAGCTTGCTGGCCCGTTGGTTCATTCCCCGATTGGGGCGCTTGAACGCCGAGCTGCCGGACTTGCGCTTGCACCTGTCGGCGGGTGAAGGCGACCTCGATCCTCGGCGCCCGGGGCTGGACGCGCTGCTGGTATTTGCGGAACCGCCATGGCCCGCTGATATGCAGGTCTACGAATTGGCCAGTGAGCGTATCGGTCCGGTGATGAGCCCGCGTTTTGTTCATTATGAGCGTCTGCGCCAAGCGTCTGCCGAGGCGCTGCTGGGCGAATCCCTGCTGCACACCACTTCGCGTCCGCAAGCCTGGCCCAGTTGGGCGCAGCACCACGGGATCGAGTCCGGCGCGTTGAAGTACGGGCAGGGTTTTGAGCATTTATATTATTTGCTGGAAGCCGCCGTGGCTGGCCTGGGTGTGGCGATTGCCCCTGAGCCGTTGGTGGCGGAAGACTTGCGGGCGGGGCGCCTGGTTGCGCCGTGGGGTTTCAGTGAAACCCCGGCGCAACTGGCGTTGTGGCTACCCAAGCGCGCCGCTGACGGGCGCGCTCGGCAACTGGCGCAATGGCTCAAGGCTGAGCTGGCGCGCCAGAACGGTTAGTCGCCGCGTTTGCACAGCAGGTAAGCGGCCAGCAGGCCCAGCGCACCGATGGCGACACCCGCAGTCGTCCATGGGTGTTCCTGGGCGTAGTCTCGGGTGGCGGCACCGGTTTCACGGATTTTGACTTTGCTTTCTTCGTAGGCATCGCTGATCAGGTGACGTGAATGCTTGAGGGCATTCTCGGCGTTGCTTTTCAGGGCCTTCAAGGTTTTGCGCGACTCGTCCGACGCATCGTCCTTGAGGCTCTCGAGGGATTTGAGCAGGCTCGAAATCTCGGCTTCCATGCTTTCCAATGACGCTTTGCGTAACGAGGTGTTGGCCATGTGGGCTCTCCTGGAGTGATTGAGTGGCGTGTGTTGATTCCGACTGCGGCGGTTTCAGAAAGTGCAGTAAATCTGAACTTCCGAGTGGGAAGGGCCGCCAGAAGCAGTACGAGGAATCACTGCTAGGCTTGATTAACGACTAAAGGAGAAACTGCCATGACCGATCATCACACCTACAAGAAAGTCGAATTGGTGGGCTCGTCCCCTACCAGCATCGAAGACGCCATCAACAATGCCCTGGCCGAGGCCAGCAAGAGCATCAAGCATCTTGAGTGGTTTGAGGTGACCGAAACCCGTGGGCATATCAAGGATGGCAAGGCGGCGCATTTCCAGGTCACCCTCAAGGTGGGCTTCCGTATTGCGAATAGTTGATTGCGTGGGTTGAACTTGCGGGCTGGCCGATTGCCATAAGCTGCGCTACAACCTTAGGGGGGCCGACGCGCTACGTGTCGGTGCGCTCTTTTCAACCAGCGCAAGGAAAGTAACGGATGAAAAACTTCTTTTTGGTAACAGGTTTGGCGGTAGGTTTGTTGGGTGCGGGCACAGCCCTGGCGGCCAAGCCGTGTGAAGAGCTGAAAAGCGAGATTGCAGCGAAGATCGATGCCAAAGGCGTTCCGCATTATTCGCTGGAAATTGTCGACAAAGGCGCTTCTGCTGGCGGCACGGTAGTCGGTCGCTGCGACGGCGGCACCAAGGAAATCGTCTACAAGCGCGGGTGATCTCGTGTTGCAGACATGAAAACCGACGCAAGTGCGTCGGTTTTTTTATGCCTCGCGTTTAACCCTTCATCACCTGCGATAGCAGCTCGTAGGAATGAATCCGGTCAGCGTGCTCGTACAGGTCGCAGGTAAAGATCAGTTCATCGGCGCCGGTTTGCTCAATCAACACTTCCAGCTTGGCACGAATTTTCGCCGGGCTGCCCACCATCGCCAGTCCGAGGAAGCTGCCTACGGCGTCTTTCTCATGGGGTAGCCACAGGCCGTCCATGGTTTTCACCGGCGGGCGTTGCACCAGGCTTTGCCCACGCATCAACGCGAGGATTCGCTGGTAAACCGAGGTGGCCAGGTAATCGGCCTGCTCGTCGGTATCGGCGGCCACCAGCGGGATGCCGAGCATCACGTAGGGCTTATCCAGCACCGCCGAAGGCTTGAAGTGGTTGCGGTAGACGCGAATCGCCTCGTGCATCAGGCGCGGTGCGAAATGCGAGGCGAAGGCGTAAGGCAAGCCGCGCTCCCCCGCCAGTTGCGCGCTGAACAAGCTCGAGCCCAATAGCCACACGGGCACGTTGGTGCCGGTGCCTGGCACGGCGATCACCCGCTGGTCTGGAGTACGCGGGCCCAGGTAGGCCATCAGTTCTGTTACATCTTCCGGGAAGTCATCGGCGCTGCCGGAGCGTTCACGGCGCAGGGCGCGGGCGGTCATCTGGTCGGAGCCGGGCGCGCGGCCCAGGCCCAGGTCGATACGGCCCGGGTAGAGGCTTTCCAGGGTACCGAATTGTTCGGCGATCACCAGCGGCGCGTGGTTGGGCAGCATCACACCCCCGGAGCCGACCCGAATGGTCGAGGTACCACCGGCCAGATAGCCCAACAACACCGAGGTCGCCGAGCTGGCGATACCGTCCATGTTGTGGTGTTCGGCCACCCAGAAGCGGTTATAGCCGAATTTTTCCACATGTTGGGCAAGGTCCAGGGAATTGCGCAGTGATTGCGCCGGACTGCCATTGGCCCGCACGGGCACCAGGTCGAGGGTCGAGAACTTCACGTCGGACAGCGATTTCATAAGCCTGCTTCTCCAAGGGGGCGCAGGCTTTTTGACGAACCAAAACCTGCCGCTTCATGTGCATGTTCTATGCAATGAGGGCATATACCCGAGATTCAATAGCGGATGTGAATTTGCCTACTCGATAAGTGGTGCTGTCCGACAAGATGAACTTTGCCAGAGCTTCTATCCTCAGAATCCTTATAGACGCAAAACCACAGTTGAGGAGACAGCTATGAGTATCAAGAAAAAAGCATCGGCTCATTGGGAAGGTGATCTGAAAACTGGCATCGGTTCGATTTCCACGGAAACCGGTGTGCTCCGTGAAGCGCCCTACGGCTTCAAGGCCCGTTTCGAAGGCGGCAAGGGCACCAACCCCGAAGAGCTTATCGGCGCTGCCCATGCAGGGTGTTTCTCCATGGCCTTTTCCATGATTCTCGGGGATGCCGGGCTCAAGGCCGACAGCATCGACACGCAGGCCGAAGTCACCCTGGACCAGGTGGACGGCGGCTTTGCGATCACGGCGGTGCACCTGATCCTCAAGGCGAAAATTCCCGGCGCCAGCCAGGCGCAGTTCGATGAACTGAGCAAGAAGGCCAAGGAAGGTTGCCCGGTGTCCAAGGTGTTGAATGCCAAGATCACGTTGGATGGCACCCTGGTTAGTTGATCCAAGCCCCTTGCAGGAGCGAGCAGGCTCGCTCCTGCCTGTGCAAATGTGGTCGAATAGATGACTGCAGCGTGAGCGCACACTCGTGCGCGATGCATTTAGGGAGCTTCACTCATGAAACGTTTTGCCTTGGCGATTATCTGCGGTGCACTGGCGACTTCGGCCCTGGCCGCGCCAAAGGACTGTGAAGAGCTTCGCAAAGAGATCGAAGTCAAGATCCAGGCCAATGCCGTTCCGTCCTACACCCTGGAAGTCGTCAGCAAGGAAGAAGCGGATAAGCACGATAGCGCCATGGTCGTTGGTACCTGTGAAAACGGCACCAAAGCCATTGTTTATCAAAAGAACAACGACTGATCAGAGGCAGTTGACGCTGCGTTCTTCAGCCAGCAATTGGCGCGCCGCGTTGTATAGCCGGATGTTTGGGGTATAGGCCAACGACCGCCCTTCCAGGCGATAGCGCTGGCCGGCTTCGAAATGGTCGTACTGCACGGTGATGAAGCAGGTTCGCTCATCCGTTTGCCCCAGCCCGCCGAAGCTGCCGCCGGTAGGCACTTCGAAATCAAAACGCACCATCAATTCGTGGCTGCCGGGCGGGACCTGGAAGAAGCGCCCGTCGCTCAGGGTTTTTCCATCCAGGCGTTGAGCCATTACCAATTTGGCCCCTGGTGTCGGGGTGGCGAAGTCGATCCAGGCTTGCTGTGGGTCGACCGGCGGGATGGGTGTCAACGTGCAGGCGCTTAGAAAAATCGCGGCAATTGGAAGCAAAAGCTGACGCATGGTAAGCACTCGACGCTAGGAATAGCTCCAGCATAGCGCCGATCAACTCTGTTGGCAGCCCGCGGGTTTGGCTTGGCTGATGACCTTGTGATCCTGGTCATACAATTTTGCCCAAGCCCTGAAACCGGTGCTGCCGGCATGCACCTGGTAGCGCTCGCCGGCGCTGAAATCCTTGAACGTCAGGTTGAGCCGGCAATCACGCCACAGGCGCTGCGCATCGGGGCCGATGTTGGTGGCCTCGACAGGGAATTGATAGCGCACTGTCAATTCATGGCGGCCCGGCGGCACTTCGAAATAACGTTTGTCGGTGGTGGCCTTGTCATCGACTTCCAGCGCGTGCAGCGCCGCTTCCTGACCGTTGTCGAGGTCAATCCAGGCCTGGGCCGGATCGGGGTCCGGTAACCCGACACAACCTGTCAGGATCAGCACACTACCGGTCAGCATGAACATGCGCATGGCAAAACTCCGTGCAAGCGAGATAGTCTGGCGGGCAGACTCTGCGAGGTGGTGGTAATGGTTGGGCGTTGGTGTTTACGTCATGGGTTACTTGATCGTCATTTCCGGTTTTTGTTTCCGGGTCTCATGCTTTGGCTGCTCAACGGTTGTTCGAGCGTGGGTTACTACGGCCAGTTGGCGAGCGGCCAATGGCAACTGCTGCGTGCCCGGGAACCAGTAGCCCAGGTGATCGCAGACCCTTCGCGACCACAGGTCCTGCGCGATCACCTGACCCAATCGCAGAGGGCCCGCACCTTCGCCAGTCAGCACCTGCACCTTCCGGACAACCGAAGCTACCGCCTGTATGCCGACATTGGCCGGCCCTTTGTCGTCTGGAATGTCTTCGCCACGTCTGAATTTTCCCTGCTGCCCCAGACTCACTGTTTTCCGATTGCCGGCTGCGTGGCCTACCGGGGTTATTACAGCCAGGGCGCCGCTCGGGGTGAAGCGGCGTTGTTGCAGCAGCAAGGCATGGATGTGTCGATCGGTGGCGTCGAAGCCTACTCAACCTTGGGCTGGTTCAATGACCCGATCATGAGTTCGATGATGAGCTGGGGCGATGAGCGCCTGGCCACATTGATCTTTCATGAGCTGGCGCATCAGCGGTTTTATGTGAAGGACGACACTGAGTTCAACGAGTCGTTTGCCACCTTTGTCGAGCAGGAAGGTACTCGCCAGTGGCGTGCGGCTCGCGGGTTGCCACCGGCCAGTGAGTCAGCGTTGAAGCAGCGGGATCAGTTTATTCAACTGATTCTCGACACCCGTGCGCGACTGGAGCGCTTATATGCGCAGCCAGTGTCGGTAGACACAATGCGTCTCGCCAAAACCGCTGAGTTTGAGCGCTTTCGCAGCGACTACCGGCGGATGCGCGATGCTCAATGGAGCGGTGATAAGCGCTACGACACCTGGGTTAATGCGCCAATGAACAATGCGCGGCTATTGCCGTTCGGGTTGTATGACCGGTGGGTGCCATCGTTTGCAGCGTTGTTTCGGCAGTCGGGCGGGGATTGGCTGAAATTTTATGCGGCGGTGGAGAAGCTGGGCGGGTTGCCGGTGGATGAGCGCAAGGTGGCGCTGGTTCGGTTGGAGGGACCTGATCCTGTTGTTGGCAAATAGGGCCTCATCGTGGGCAAGCCCGGCTCCCACATACGCAGGCCAAATGTGGGAGCGGGCTTGCCCGCGATAGCAATCTTATGGCTTTTGCAAAAACGCCTGATGCAACTCGGCCACTGTCTCAAAATGCCAGGCCGGCGACTCTGCACTCAATTCCTTATGACTGCCAAACCCGTACCCCACGGCCGCCGCATCCAGCCCATTGCGGTGGGCCCCGATCAGGTCGTGTTTGCGGTCGCCGATCATCAGGGTGTTGGCCGGGTCCAGGCCCTCTTCGGCCATCAGGTGGGCGATCAGCTCGACTTTGTTGGTCCGCGTGCCGTCCAGTTCGCTGCCGTAGATCACCTTGAAGTGCTTGGCGAAATCAAAGTGCCGGGCGATTTCACGGGCAAACTCCCAAGGTTTGGAAGTGGCGACATACAGCTGCCGGCCCTGGCCGTTCAACGCCTCAAGTAGCGGCATGACACCGTCGAACACACGGTTTTCATACAGCCCGGTGACCTTGAAACGCTCGCGGTAAAAATTCACCGCCTCCCAGGCCTTGGCCTCATCGAAGCCGTAAAACTGCATGAACGCTTGCAGCAGCGGCGGGCCGATGAAGTGTTCCAGCTTGGTCAGGTCCGGCTCATCGATCCCCAGTTTGGCGAGGGCGTACTGGATCGAGCGGGTGATGCCTTCCCGAGGGTCGGTCAGGGTGCCATCCAGGTCGAACAAAACGGTTTGGTAATGCATGGGTGTCCTTAACATTGGTCGAAGCCTTCGGCCAGGTGCAGGTCTTTGAGCTTCACGTAGTTCGCGGCGCTGTAGGTGAAAAAGGCGCGTTCCTTGTCAGTCAACGGCCGGATCTGTTTCACCGGGCTACCGACATACAAAAAACCACTCTCGAGTTTCTTGCCCGGCGGCACCAGGCTGCCGGCGCCGATGATCACATCGTCCTCCACCACCGCGCCGTCCATCACGATGCTGCCCATGCCAATCAGGATCCGGCTGCCCACCGTGCAGCCATGCAGCATGACCTTGTGGGCGATGGTCACGTCATCACCGATCAGCAGCGGGAAACCGTCAGGGTTGAAGGGGCCGGCATGGGTAATGTGCAGCACGCAGCCGTCCTGGACGCTGGTACGCGCACCAATGCGGATACGGTGCATGTCGCCGCGAATCACCGTCAGCGGCCAGACCGAGCTGTCGGTGCCGATTTCGACATCGCCGATCACCACCGCCGATGCATCGACAAAAGCCCCGGCACTCAAGGCTGGCGTGTGGTTCTGGTAGGTGCGAAGGGTCACGATAGGCTCTCTCTCTTCTGCTGATAGCTGCGGTGGACGTTGATTGTAATTAAGATGGCCCCATCTTTGTTCTTACATGTTTCTTCAGCCAAGGTGTCCACCGTGAGCGCGAACAACCCTCTTCTGCAGTCCTACGACCTGCCGCCGTTCTCGGCGATCCGTGCCGAGCACGTGCAACCGGCCATCGAACAGATCCTGGCCGACAACCGTGTCGCCATCGAAGGCATCCTGCAAAGCCAGGGAAAAAATCCGACCTGGGCCGGGCTGATCCTGGCCATGGACGAACTCAATGACCGCCTGGGCGCCGCTTGGAGCCCGGTCAGCCACCTGAATGCCGTGTGCAATAGCGCCGAGTTGCGCGAAGCCTACGAGGCTTGCCTGCCGGCGTTGAGCGCCTACTCCACCGAGATGGGCCAGAACCGCGAGCTGTTCCAGGCCTTTGAGGCCTTGGCCAACAGCCCGGAAGCGGCCGGTTTCGATGTGGCGCAAAAAACTATTCTGGAGCACTCGCTGCGGGACTTCCGCCTGTCGGGTATCGACCTGCCTGAAGCTCAGCAAAAGCGTTACGCCGAAGTACAGAGCAAGCTGTCGGAGTTGGGCAGCCGCTTCTCCAATCAATTGCTGGACGCCACCCAAGCCTGGACCAAGCACGTCACTGACGAAGCTACCCTCGCCGGCCTGACTGATTCGGCCAAGGCACAAATGGCCGCCGCTGCCCAGGCCAAGGGCCTTGATGGTTGGCTGATCACCCTGGAATTCCCCAGCTACTACGCGGTGATGACCTACGCCCACGACCGCGCCCTGCGCGAAGAAGTCTATGCAGCCTACTGCACTCGAGCGTCGGACCAAGGCCCGAATGCCGGTCAGAACGATAACGGTCCGGTGATGGAACAGATCCTCGACCTGCGTCAGGAACTGGCTCAACTGCTGGGCTTCGCGTCTTTCTCCGAACTGAGTCTGGCCACCAAAATGGCCGAGTCCAGCGACCAGGTGCTGAGTTTCCTGCGAGACCTGGCCAAGCGCAGCAAGCCGTTCGCTACCCTGGATCTGCAACAGCTCAAGGCCTACGCCGCCGAACAAGGCTGCCCGGACCTGCAAAGCTGGGACAGCGGTTTCTACGGTGAAAAACTGCGTGAACAGCGTTACAGCGTTTCCCAGGAAGCCCTGCGCGCCTACTTCCCCATCGACAAGGTGCTGAGTGGCCTGTTCGCCATCGTCCAGCGCCTGTACGGCATCGAGATCGCCGAGCAGAAAGGCTTCGACACCTGGCACCCGGACGTTCGCCTGTTCGAAATCAAGGAAAACGGCCAGCACGTTGGCCGCTTCTTCTTCGATCTGTACGCCCGCGCCAACAAGCGTGGTGGCGCCTGGATGGACGGTGCCCGCGATCGTCGTCGCACTCTCTCTGGTGTATTGCAAAGCCCGGTGGCTAACCTGGTGTGCAACTTCACCCCGGCCGACAGTGGCAAGCCTGCCCTGCTGACTCACGATGAAGTGACTACGCTGTTCCACGAATTCGGCCACGGCCTGCATCACCTGTTGACCCGCGTTGAACACGCTGGCGTGTCCGGCATCAACGGTGTGGCCTGGGATGCGGTGGAGTTGCCAAGCCAGTTCATGGAGAACTGGTGCTGGGAGCCGGAAGGCCTCGCACTGATTTCCGGCCACTACGAGACCGGCGAACCGCTGCCTCAGGACCTGCTTGGAAAAATGCTCGCGGCGAAGAATTTCCAGTCCGGCCTGATGATGGTGCGTCAGCTGGAATTCTCCCTGTTCGACTTCGAACTGCACGCCACCCACGGCGATGGCCGTAGCGTGCTGCAAGTGCTCGAGGGCGTACGTGACGAAGTCTCGGTGATGCGCCCGCCAGCCTACAACCGCTTCCCCAATAGCTTCGCCCATATCTTTGCTGGCGGTTATGCCGCGGGTTACTACAGCTACAAGTGGGCGGAAGTGCTGTCGGCGGATGCGTTCTCCAAGTTTGAGGAAGACGGTGTGCTCAACGCCGAAACCGGTCGTGCCTTCCGCGAAGCGATCCTGGCCCGTGGTGGTTCCCAGGCGCCGATGGTGCTGTTCGTCGATTTTCGCGGACGTGTGCCGTCGATTGACGCACTCTTGCGCCACAGCGGCCTGACCGAGGACGCAGCAGCATGAGTGAAGGGCCTGTGAAAACCAAAAAGCGCTTTATCGCCGGGGCAGTCTGCCCGGCGTGCAGCGAGCCGGACAAGTTGATGATGTGGAGCGAGGACGATGTGCCGCACCGCGAATGCGTGGCTTGCGGTTATTCCGACACGCTCAATGAACAAGGTCTTTCGGTGCCCAAGGAATTGGGCACGCGGGTCAATACATCGGCGTTGAAGGTGCCGGATCCCAAGGTGCAGGCGGTGCAGTTCTTTCCAAATCCGAAGCTGAAAAAAGACTGACTGAAATAGCCATCGTCTTTCGCCCCACCGAGGCGCAAGGCGATGTACATAGATACTGCTTTGCCCGGGTTCGTTCTTCTTAGACTTTTGAGTTCCAGTCCAAGGATGATAAGGATCGAACCCATGCCCGACCATAATCCGTTGTTACAGGTCTCTGACCTGCCATCTTTCTCGCAGGTTCGTACTGAGCATCTTGCTTCGGCGGCGCAGGCGCTGATTGCCGACAGCCGCCGTCAGGTAGGCGAAATCATCCAAACCCAGGCCCTGATCCCTACGTGGGATGACTTGGTGCTGGCCATGGATGACATTTACGCTCGTCTCGATGTTGCCCAAAACATGGTCACTGTACTGAGTTCTACTGTCGACAGTGGCTGGAAGAGCGCTGCCAGCGACTTTCATAGGCAGTTGAGCGGTTATAGAGCCGAACTGGCCGTCAATGCTCAGCTGTACGCTCTATACGTACGCCTTGATGAGAGCCCGATAGCGGCGCTTTTCGATCCGTCACGTCAACGCATACTGGAGAAAATTCTGTCGCGGTATCGGCTGTCAGGTGTCACGTTGCCGGCAACTGACCGTGACCGTTTGACTTACTTGACGGCGACCAATGCACAGCTTGAAAGCGATTTTTCCGAACTGCTCATTCAAGCGACCGCCGCGTGGAGCAAGCATGTCGAGGATGATGCATTGCTCGAGGGCGTGCCAACAAGAATCAAGGACTCGATGGCGACCAAGGCTCGTGCGCAAGGATTGACGGGATGGCTGGTCACACTGGAGGCCGAGACGGTTCGGCGTTTGATCACTGACGCCCAGAACCGGACGTTGCGCCAGCAAGTGTGTGAAGCTTTTTTTAGCCGAGCGTCTGATATCGGGCCCCACGCGGGGCTGTACGATAACAGCGACCACCTGGTGGTGGTGATGGAAGGGCGTCATGAGATAGCCAAATTGCTGGGTTACGACAACTTTGCCCAGTTGGCGCTTGAAAATCAGATGGTCGAGTCCACGGACCAAGTACTGGGTTTCTTTCAGAAACAGCTGGCAAACGAGCAATCCGCCTTTGCCAGTGACCGTCTGCAACTACAGGCTGTTGCCGCTACCTATGGCGTCTTCGACCTGAAGCTGTGGGACTATGCTTTTTTCTCGGAAAGGCTTCGCCTGCAAGTTGCGGGTGTTTCGCCGGAACAGTTACGTGAATATTTTACGTTAGATGACACGCTCTTTCGTTTATGTGGGCTCCTCCAACAATTGTTTGGCGTGCAGATCGTTGAGCGCACGGATTCTGACACGTGGGCCGCGTCGGTTCGTCTGTTCGAGGTGAGGGAATATAACGAGGTTATTGGCTATGTGTTCTTCGAGCCTTTTTGGCGCGAGGGGTCAGATCAGGTTCCAAGCACGGTTGCATTGCGTGATCGACACAAAGACGCAGAGGGTTTACTGACGCGTCCGATCGCTGTCTTGCAGTGCAACTTCATGCAGGGGCCGCCCGACCTTCCCTATTTGCTTGATCACACGCAGCTTAGAATTCTGTTCCATGAGTTTGGGCACTGCTTGCAACAAGTGCTGACAAGTGCCGAATCCCGGGAGATTTCGAGTTTGTCGGGTTATGGGCGTGATACTTCGGAGTTTATTGGCGAGTTTCTGGAGCAGTGGTGCTTCCATCCAGAGGTACTCATCTGGCTGTCCCATCACTACCAGACAGGTGAGCGCCTGCCGAACGACCTGGCAGATAAACAGCTGGCCCATCTCACCATTCAAACCAGCGGGGACACGGCCGAGTTGCTGATCAGTGCCCTATTCGATTTTGAGTTGCACAGGACATGGGGCGATGGGCGCAGCGTCAAGCAGGTGCTCGACGACGCGGCTGCGCGCGTCGGCCATCTCACCGAGTTGTCTAGCTTACGAC is a genomic window of Pseudomonas sp. ADAK18 containing:
- a CDS encoding LysR family transcriptional regulator, which encodes MNRDLPPLNALRAFEATARLNSVSQAAEQLHVTHGAVSRQLKVLEEHLGVSLFIKDGRGLKLTDAGIRLRDASFEAFERLRDVCAELTQSSADAPFVLGCSGSLLARWFIPRLGRLNAELPDLRLHLSAGEGDLDPRRPGLDALLVFAEPPWPADMQVYELASERIGPVMSPRFVHYERLRQASAEALLGESLLHTTSRPQAWPSWAQHHGIESGALKYGQGFEHLYYLLEAAVAGLGVAIAPEPLVAEDLRAGRLVAPWGFSETPAQLALWLPKRAADGRARQLAQWLKAELARQNG
- a CDS encoding YqjD family protein produces the protein MANTSLRKASLESMEAEISSLLKSLESLKDDASDESRKTLKALKSNAENALKHSRHLISDAYEESKVKIRETGAATRDYAQEHPWTTAGVAIGALGLLAAYLLCKRGD
- a CDS encoding LLM class flavin-dependent oxidoreductase; translation: MKSLSDVKFSTLDLVPVRANGSPAQSLRNSLDLAQHVEKFGYNRFWVAEHHNMDGIASSATSVLLGYLAGGTSTIRVGSGGVMLPNHAPLVIAEQFGTLESLYPGRIDLGLGRAPGSDQMTARALRRERSGSADDFPEDVTELMAYLGPRTPDQRVIAVPGTGTNVPVWLLGSSLFSAQLAGERGLPYAFASHFAPRLMHEAIRVYRNHFKPSAVLDKPYVMLGIPLVAADTDEQADYLATSVYQRILALMRGQSLVQRPPVKTMDGLWLPHEKDAVGSFLGLAMVGSPAKIRAKLEVLIEQTGADELIFTCDLYEHADRIHSYELLSQVMKG
- a CDS encoding DUF1161 domain-containing protein codes for the protein MKNFFLVTGLAVGLLGAGTALAAKPCEELKSEIAAKIDAKGVPHYSLEIVDKGASAGGTVVGRCDGGTKEIVYKRG
- a CDS encoding HAD family hydrolase, with the protein product MHYQTVLFDLDGTLTDPREGITRSIQYALAKLGIDEPDLTKLEHFIGPPLLQAFMQFYGFDEAKAWEAVNFYRERFKVTGLYENRVFDGVMPLLEALNGQGRQLYVATSKPWEFAREIARHFDFAKHFKVIYGSELDGTRTNKVELIAHLMAEEGLDPANTLMIGDRKHDLIGAHRNGLDAAAVGYGFGSHKELSAESPAWHFETVAELHQAFLQKP
- a CDS encoding aminopeptidase; protein product: MLWLLNGCSSVGYYGQLASGQWQLLRAREPVAQVIADPSRPQVLRDHLTQSQRARTFASQHLHLPDNRSYRLYADIGRPFVVWNVFATSEFSLLPQTHCFPIAGCVAYRGYYSQGAARGEAALLQQQGMDVSIGGVEAYSTLGWFNDPIMSSMMSWGDERLATLIFHELAHQRFYVKDDTEFNESFATFVEQEGTRQWRAARGLPPASESALKQRDQFIQLILDTRARLERLYAQPVSVDTMRLAKTAEFERFRSDYRRMRDAQWSGDKRYDTWVNAPMNNARLLPFGLYDRWVPSFAALFRQSGGDWLKFYAAVEKLGGLPVDERKVALVRLEGPDPVVGK
- a CDS encoding dodecin, producing MTDHHTYKKVELVGSSPTSIEDAINNALAEASKSIKHLEWFEVTETRGHIKDGKAAHFQVTLKVGFRIANS
- the trpB gene encoding tryptophan synthase subunit beta codes for the protein MTQTQTDLRNGPDANGLFGAFGGRYVAETLMPLILDLAREYEAAKIDPAFNEELAYFQRDYVGRPSPLYFAERLTEFCGGAKIYLKREELNHTGAHKINNCIGQILLARRMGKKRIIAETGAGMHGVATATVAARFGLQCVIYMGTTDIERQQANVFRMKLLGAEVIPVVAGTGTLKDAMNEALRDWVTNVDSTFYLIGTVAGPHPYPAMVRDFQAVIGKETRDQLQAQEGRLPDSLVACIGGGSNAMGLFHPFLNDTSVEIIGVEAAGHGIETGKHAASLNGGVPGVLHGNRTFLLQDDDGQIIDAHSISAGLDYPGIGPEHAWLHDIGRVQYTSVTDVEALDAFHKCCRLEGIIPALESAHALAEVFKRAPTLPKDHLMVVNLSGRGDKDMQTVMHHMEQSQQEKH
- a CDS encoding DUF1161 domain-containing protein, with translation MKRFALAIICGALATSALAAPKDCEELRKEIEVKIQANAVPSYTLEVVSKEEADKHDSAMVVGTCENGTKAIVYQKNND
- a CDS encoding OsmC family protein; amino-acid sequence: MSIKKKASAHWEGDLKTGIGSISTETGVLREAPYGFKARFEGGKGTNPEELIGAAHAGCFSMAFSMILGDAGLKADSIDTQAEVTLDQVDGGFAITAVHLILKAKIPGASQAQFDELSKKAKEGCPVSKVLNAKITLDGTLVS